DNA from Corvus hawaiiensis isolate bCorHaw1 chromosome 21, bCorHaw1.pri.cur, whole genome shotgun sequence:
CTTCCTCGCCATCTATGCCGTGGCCACCATCATGTTCTGGTGAGCTGCCTGGTCTGTGCTGGGCAGTAAGGGGGCATGGGCAGTGCCAGGTTCTTGTGCCATGGAGTGAGGGTCCTGGGAGCTGTGTGGGCAAGGGCCGGTGGAGGGGCACAAGTCCCTCCAAGCAGCTGATTTGGGGAGCCAATTTATTGCCTCAACACCACCAAAACCAGACGGCCTGGGGAAAGTCCTGGTGGAGTAGGATCTAAGGAGACACTGTCCGCCCTGCAGCTTCCTGGTGTCGGTGCTCTACTCCAAGGCCAAGCTGGCCTCTGCCTGTGGCGGCATCATCTACTTCCTCAGCTACGTGCCCTACATGTATGTGGCCATCCGGGAGGAGGTGGCGCATGACAAGATCACAGCCTTTGAGAAGTGCATTGCGGTGAGTTGGCTGCGGCAGCTGGGGACGTGCTTGGTCCCAGGTTTGCCTCAGGCACCTCGTGTCTAGTACAAAGCCACCAAGCTGTCACCAAGCCCTGGGCAAGCCATTGCCTGTGTGAACCACCTCCCTGTGGGACTTTGGAGGTATCTCCAGAAGGTTTGCTGCCTCTCAGGGCCAGGAGCATTTCCATGGGGCTGGGTGGGGGCAGTACTGGGTAGGAATTCACCCCAACCTGTTCCTCTGGCCTGTGGTTCCTGCTGACCTGccattcccttccctccacCTCTTCACAGTCACTCATGTCCACCACGGCCTTCGGGTTGGGCTCCAAGTACTTTGCGCTGTATGAGGTGGCTGGCGTGGGTATCCAGTGGCACACCTTCAGCCAGTCACCTGTGGAAGGCGATGACTTCAACCTCCTGCTGTCCATGATGATGCTGGTTGTGGATGCTGTGGTGTATGGGGTGCTCACATGGTACATCGAGGCCGTGCACCCGGGTACGTGTGGGCAGAGGGGCATGAGGGCACCCCAGACCTTACAGGAGCCTCTTTGCTGGAGGAAACCTGCCCACATGTCCTAATCTGCTGGTGTCAGCCAGGTGTCTCAATTCAGGGGCCAGCTGTAGCAAAGCCGGATGTCCACAGCTGGGATAGTGATCCCCCTTATTTCCCCTTGTGGAGGCATCTCAGCTGCTCCCTATTTTTTCATTGTAAAACTGAAGCATGAGCCAACCCAACCTGAATCCCAAAGGACTTTGtttcctggcacagcccccagagctgccctgagCCCAGCTGGCTGGAATGTTCATAGCTGCCACCCTGCAGTGGTGACCTGACCTGGGGAAACCCCCAGCCCATGCCCATGCCAAGCTCTGACCCAGCCCTCAGCAGCTTCTGCATGGCCCTGGGTGTACGGTTGGCCCTGACTCCCCGGGGTTGTGGTTGCAGGCATGTTCGGCCTGCCACGGCCCTGGTACTTCCCTTTCCAGAAGTCTTACTGGCTGGGCAACGGGCGCGTGGAGACCTGGGAGTGGACCTGGCCGTGGTCACGCACCACCCGCCTCAGCATCATGGAGGAGGATCAGGCCTGTGCCATGGAGAGCCGGAGGCTGGGTGAGGGCAGCTGGGGGTGGCAGTGGATGGCACAAGGGtggccctggctctgccacagGGTCTTGCCTTGGCCACGGACCCCTGTGCTCTTGTCAGGGCAGGATACTGAGCCGAGCACTGTGGCCTCTCTGGGAGCTGCCACTGTGGCATGGGAGGGGGAAAACGGGCgagaagcagaggggaagggacCACAAGCCAGCATAGTCACCATGGGATGGAGGCGGGTTGATTCATTCCCAGGGAGCCCCACTCGAAGCCTggcttccctgccctcctctggCTCCTCACCATCCCACTGTCACAGCAGAGGAGACGAGGGGCATCGAGGAGGAGCCAACCCACCTCCCCTTGGTTGTCTGCATCGACAAGCTCACCAAAGTCTACAAGACAGACAAGAAGCTGGCGCTGAACAAGCTGAGCCTCAACCTCTACGAGAACCAGGTCGTGTCCTTCCTGGGGCACAATGGTGCAGGCAAGACCACCACCATGTGAGTGCCTGTCCGGGCTGACAGAGACCATGTTCCTCTGGCCAGCTGCAGGGTGTGAGGAAGGGGCTTCGGGATGTCCCTGCAGGGCCCTGTGGCAGCTGGTGCCATGCCCAGAGGGCAGGAGTGTGGGTGTGGGGCTGGCACAAACATGGGACAGGCAGTAGGCTCATGGCCCTGTGCTGATAGGGCTCTGCCTGGGTCCcagcagatgctcccagaggTGGTGGTTGGCATTGGGACCAGACTGAGGAACATGAGCTCCCTCACATTGTTGCCTTTCTCCATCCATCCAGGTCCATCCTCACTGGCTTGTTCCCTCCAACGTCTGGCTCTGCTACCATCTACGGCCATGATATCCGTACGGAGATGGACAAGATCCGGAAGAACCTGGGCATGTGTCCCCAGCACAACGTGCTCTTTGACAGGCTGACGGTGGAGGAGCACCTCTGGTTCTACTCGCAGCTCAAGAGCATGGCAGAGGAGGAGATCCGCAAGGAGATGGACAAGTAGGCACCCTCCAGCTCCTTTGTCTTCATCCATGCCTTTGGCATGAGTGAGTCTCTTTCCTGCTGGCTGTACCAGGGGGTGTGATCTGGGGGCAGAGGTgtcccctggagcagctccaccAAGTGTTTTCCCACCCTTGGGGTGTTAGGCTGTGGAAGTGAGCAGAAGATGCTCATAGGCCTGACTgcagctgggcagtgccagcagctgaagGCCGCAGGTGCCTTGTGGGGAAGAGGCGTTACATACTCCCCACAGGCACTGGGCACCAGTACAGCCCCCCCAGCATTCCTGGTGCTTCCGCCCTGTCCCCAGGATGATTGAGGACCTGGAACTCTCCAACAAACGGCACTGCCAGGTGCAGACTCTCTCGGGCGGCATGAAGAGGAAGCTGTCAGTGGCCATTGCCTTCGTGGGTGGGTCACGGGCTGTTATCTTGGATGAGCCCACAGCTGGTGTGGACCCATATGCCCGAAGGGCCATCTGGGACCTCATCCTCAAGTACAAGCCaggtgagcagagctgggcagagcctgGCATGCTCCTCTGTGGCAGCCCTGGCCCCTCTGCTGAGGCTTTGTGCTGCCATCAGGGAGGACCATCTTGCTCTCCACACACCACATGGATGAGGCTGACCTGCTGGGGGACCGCATCGCCATCATCTCTCATGGCAAGCTCAAGTGCTGTGGTTCTCCATTGTTCCTCAAGAGCACCTATGGTGACGGCTACAAGCTGACAGTGGTGAAGAAGCAGTCGGACACCAGGAACGGCACAGGTCTGGGGTGCAGTGGGACCCTTTGTTTAGAGGAATAGATGGCACCAGCCCTTCTTCAGCCCAGCAAAGGAGAGGTCAACACCCAAGTACTCCCATCTTGAGTCTCCTTAAGGCCACTTGGAGGGCAGAGGGGATAGGGTAGGGGTGTAGGAGATCCCATTGCTCAGCCTTAATTTTTCCGAGCTGCGTCCTTGGCCAGACTCTACACAGTGGCATTTGTCTCCAGGTGCTGGTTCTCTCCAGCTTGTGGGTTGCCCACTGAGATGTCCAGTGTGGGCCGCATTGCAGAGCACCATCCCCAGGCCTGTCAGGGTGACAGGGAAGCCCCCATGGCACTGGGGAGTAGGGAAAATGTGATGGGTCTTGGTGGGAGGCCAGGTGTGAAGTGACCAATGGGtactgcccctctgccccagagCCAGGCCAGCCACACAGCCCCCTGGGTCACTCCTCTGTcagcccctgctctgagccTCGTGTCTCCCAGTTCATCAAGAAGTACGTGGCCTCCTGCCTCCTCATCTCAGACACCAACACGGAGCTCTCCTACATCCTGCCCAGTGAGGCCGTCAAGAAGGGCTGCTTTGAGAGGCTCTTCCAGGTACctgcaggggctggcagggtgGACAGGCAGAGGGCTGTGGCACTGTCGACATCTGCCCTCCTCACGCAGCACTTTGCTCCCACAGCActtggagcagagcctggaagAGCTGGACCTCACCAGTTTTGGGCTGATGGACACCACGCTGGAGGAGGTCTTCCTGAAGGTGTCTGAGGAGGACCAGTCTCTGGAGAACAGTGACGTGGGTATGGGCGCTGGCGGGGCACAAGGTGCTCCTGGGGCTAGTGAGGGGCTGTGTGATCTTGCTGGGCTTGGTGGCTGCAGGAGTCTCCTGTCCCGGATGGTGGAGGGGTTTCCAGCAGAGCCCATCCTGGCCAAGGGCAGCCAGCCTCTGCTCCACTCTGGGTTTACTCCCACCTGGAATAGTGTCTAGCTCTGGTGTCCTCAGCACAGGTCTCCAGAGGACACCATGGAGttgctctgagggctggagcacctctgccatggagccaggctgggagagctgggggtgttcatctggagaaggctccagggagaccttatggCACCTTCTAGTGCCTAAAAGGGGCTTGAAAAAATGAGAGAAGGTCTTTACATGGGCAGATAGTGTTAGGACAAgggggggaatggttttaaactaaaagaggaaaagtttagattagatgttagaaggaaattctcccctgtgagggtggtgaggccctggcacaggttgtgcagaggagctgtggcagctccatccctggaagtgtccaaggccaggttggacggggcttggagcaatgtggtctggcagaaggtgtccctgcgcATGGTagaggggtggaatgagatgaggtCCGTTCCAGCCCAAACCGGTCTGTGATTGTATGATATGATCCATCCCCAGTCGGTGGCATGATGCAGTGAAGAGTAGCATGGCTGGTGGCAACCcacattttttcttccagacatgaaggagtccaaggatgccctgcagccacctgcctCTGAGCTGGGCCCAAAGTCTGAAGCCAATGGGGAGCCCCTGGCCGAAGCGGCCATGCCAGAGAAGCCGGAAGTGGAGCTCAGCAACCTGGTGACCTGCTCCAAGCTGGCGCAGTCGCAGGCGTCCCTGCGCTCAGTGTCCTCGGTGGGCTCCGTGCGCGGCGATGAAGGTGGGGTTTATTCCGAATTCTTTGGGGATTACGCGCCCCTGTTCGATAACCGGCAGGACCCCGATAACGTCAGTCTGCaaggttggtgctgctggtgcccgGCCAGCGGCAGGGGCCAGGGGAGGTGCTCAGCTGGGACATGGAGGGTTTGCCCAGGGCGGACAGAGCTGGCCCTGGTCCCGCAGGGTATGTGGTTGTGTCTGAGGTGGGTGGCTGAGACTGCTGGGACAAGAACCCGTGGGGAGAGGACTGATGGTGCATCCAGCAACACAGCACCCAGAGAGCCACAGCCTGGGTGGgggggctgggaatgggctcTTTCCACAAGTTTGCACCCCATACTGGTAGGGTGTGCATGAGGGTCTCGTGCCAAGGCATGGAGCCAGTGAGGGCAGCCGCTGttggctctgcctctgcctcctgTGTGTCTCCAGTGCCACCTTGCAGACTTGCCCCACTAACATGCCCTGTCCCCACACTGGCACCAGTTGGGTTTCTCCTCTTGGCCCTTGGGCACAGAGTCACCTTCCAGGTGGTGGCTTCACCTGTCATACCCTGCCCCAGGTGCaaggctgtccctgcctggatgTTGGGATTGCTGGATATGGAGGGTGCGGGCAGGTGCCTTGAGGTTGTTGCTGTAGTCACAGATCCTGTTCTGGGTTATCTCAGCAACTCTTGTGACTAATTTAGGGATGTGCCACCTCTTCCCCCCACTAGGGCtgtgggaggcagagctgggacagtgctgtggcagagctCCCACTGTCTCACTGGGACTCCCACCTGTGTCTTGTTCCCTGTTCCTGACTCTGCTGACCCCTCatcagctggcagagctgatgGGAAAATTGAGGGGTCCTAGAAAAAAGCACCAATTtcggttgtttttttaaaactattgtCTAAATTTTCCTTCTGGGGCCAAGAGGAACCTGCCAGCCAGCTGCCTTGCTTCccactgcactgctgctgtggcttgGTGGCAGAGTTGGGGTTGGGTGCTCACCCTTGGggtggctgagctgggctgggtgtcTGGCTCAGCTTTCTGGTGAGCCCAGGCAGGTGTGGGAGCAACTGTGCCAGGGGGCTGATGTCCTTCTCCCTCCCAGAGCAAGAAGCAGAGGTGGAAGCAGAGGATCGTGACCTGGCAGGTCAGGGGAGCTTCAAGCTGGAAGGCTCGTGGCTGAAGCTACGCCAGTTCCATGGGCTGATCGTCAAACGCTTCCACTGTGCCAAGCGCAACACCAAGGCCCTCTTCTCGCAGATCCTCCTGCCCGCCTTTTTCGTCTGTGTGGCCATGACTGTGGCACTCTCCGTTCCTGAAATAGGTGCATGCAAGCCGCCTACCTACCTGCATGCTGGGTGGCCTGTTCTGCCTGCCCCGGTGTGGCCACTGGCTGCAGTAGGACAAGGCCAAGGCAGTTTCCCTGTGTGCAGCGGTGCTGTGGGTACGAGCAGGttcctgtccttgtccccacaGGTGACCTGCCACCCCTCATCCTCTCGCCATCCCAATACCACAACTACACTCAACCCAAGGGCAACTTCATTCCTTACGCCAACGAGGAGCGGCGTGAGTACCGGTGAGAGCTGCCACCGCTGGTGACCAGCACCCTGTGCCCTGTCTCCATCTGTGGGACTGCGAGGAGGGCAAGTGGggagggcagccccagcaggccTAGTGCCAGGGCTGGGTCAGGCTTGGAGCAAAGCCTGGCTGGTGCCATGTCCCCTGACAGAAAGCAACCCCTGTCCTGGCCCGGGTGTCTCTGGGAGATGTGGCAGCCCTGGCGCTGTGACTAGCAGCTCAGtcatgccaggcacaggctgtGTGTGCCCATGATAAGTGCCAAGGCCTCAGGGAGGTCCCGGAAGAAGATGGCCATGGTGCTGAAATGtgtctcctgctccttgctccTCCTCACtggctcctttctctgcagcattAAGCTCTCTCCGGATGCCAGCCCTCAGCAGTTGGTGAACACTTTCCATCTGCCCTCTGGTGTGGGGGCCACCTGTGTGCTCAAGACACCCTTCAACAACACACTGGACCAGCCCATGCAGACCCTCAACCTCAATAGCAATGAGTCCAAAATGCTGGCAGCCAAGTACTTCGATGCCATGTGCATTGACTCCTTCACCCAAGGCCTTCCACTTTCCAACTTTGTGCCGCCacctccatccccagctccctctgacTACCCCATGTCAGTGGATGAGGACCTGCTCCATGCCTGGAACTCCACGACCTTCTCTGCTGTTAAAGGTATCACCTGTGCTGGGTGCTCCTGTGTCTGGGATTTTTCTCCAGCAGGGAGATGATGATTCTCCTCACAAAAGTGGCTCCAGGGACCCCTGGGAGTACCTGTTAGTCTGGCCTGGCCACACAGCAGAGCTTTGTTGGGCTGAACTTGTGGCTCTGGCCATGGAACACTGTCCCCATTCGGCCCCAGCCATGCCAGTAGAGCCCGTTGGATGGTGACACTGTCACAAAGACCTGTGAGGAGCCTTGCATCACCTTTGCTGGGTGTGGTCCCCAGCCATTTCTTCTCCAGCCACACCTCGTGGCCTGTCTCTGAATCTTTGTTCCCCCAAAGCTTTTTGCACGTCCATCTCTTGGTCCACAGGACCCTGCCTGGCCAGCCACCCAACCCTcatgctgtccccagcagctggggcaggcaggagcctgGCTGTGAGCCACCCTTTCTGGTCCTCAGGGACTGTGACCTCAgcccccgccctgccccgcaTCATCCATGAGCCCATCAAGTGCACGTGCTCCATGCAGGGGACTGGCTTCTCCTGCCCTAGTGGCGTGGGGGGTCATCCCCCGCAGATGAAGGTGGTGACAGGGGACATCCTGACAGACATCACAGGGCGCAACGTCTCTGAGTATCTGCTCTACACCTCGGACCGCTTCCGGCTGCACAGGCAAgaggggaggctgggagggtCTGCCCTGCGCCATAGAGCAGGGGTGAGGACACCTGCGCCAGGGTGCTGGCTGGAGTCAGCAACATCCTCGAGCAGGGTTCCACCCCCCGGAGGTGGGGGACAGCAGTTGCAGCTTCCTCAGCACTGCCCTGTCCTACAGGTACGGGGCACTCACGTTTGGCAACGTCCAGAAATCCATCCCGGCCTCCTTTGGAGCCAGGGCTCCGGCCACGGTGCGCAAGATCGCTGTGCGGAGGACAGCCCAGGTGGGACAGCGCTGCGCCTTGGGGCAGAGAAGATGGCTGGGGAGGAAAGGGGGCAGGCAGGGACCCTTGggactgctctgctgcagtgctctCCTCCGAGTGCTTTGGGAGGCTCCAGCCATGGGGGAGTGGTCAGCAGGTCTGGCCCAGCAGTCAGCAATGGCCTattctccccacagcctgtGGGCTGtccatcccatcctatccttCCCTCCCGGTACATCTCTGGGCCTAGCTCTCTTGCCACCTCCCACTGTTCCTCTCTCCTCCACCAGGTCTTCTACAACAACAAGGGCTACCACAGCATGCCCACTTACCTCAATGCCCTCAACAATGCCATCCTGAGAGCCAACCTGCCCAAGAGCAAGGGCAACCCTGCTGCCTATGGTGAGCATCTGGAGGTGTTTGAGGGTAGGAGCATGTCAGGAACAGCATTAGGGCGTAGTCCAACCACGCTCCAAAGTGCAGTGTCCACCTTGGGCCAGCAAGCTAGTGTCCAGCTGGAACAGGAGTTCACCGCCTCCGCTGTGAGATAAGAGAGCTGGGATAACCTCTGTCAGGCCTGGGCTGGAATGTCCCAAAGTGCTGCATGAAAGTGCCTGTGCTTGTGACATGTCCAAGGGTGCTCTCCAGTGAGGGAGGGCTTGGCCTTGAGGTGCTGAGTTGCTTCAgagagcccagctcctgctgagcttCAGGTTGGAAACCTATCCTGCTCAGAGCCAGGACCAGGCAGAGTGGGGACAGGGGTCTGTGTCCCAAGCCAGTTTTCATGCTTCCATGTTTCTTCTTGGTTGTTGTTGCAGGCATCACAGTCACCAATCACCCCATGAACAAAACGAGCGCCAGCCTGTCCCTGGATTACCTGTAGGTTCAAGGAGAGGGTCTGAGGGGAGGGTGGCTGTCCCACGGGAGGTAGGGGGCTTCTTACTGATGGTTGCAGGGGAAGGCCAAGGCTTCTGCTCCACAGGCTGCATGGTGGGGAGGGACAGGGTGGCTGTGACGTGGGGCTCCCTGTGCCATGCCCTGCGCTGTGCACAGTGATTGCCCCCGTACCAGAGTGGGTGGCCCTCCCCCAGGCAACTGAGGGTGCTGGAGTCCCTCCATGGACCTCTCTTTGCTCCCCATCCAGCCTGCAAGGCACAGATGTGGTGATTGCCATCTTCATCATTGTGGCCATGTCCTTCGTCCCAGCCAGCTTTGTGGTATTCCTGGTGGCCGAAAAGGCCACCAAGGCCAAACACCTGCAGTTTGTGAGTGGCTGTGACCCCGTCATCTACTGGCTGGCCAACTACATGTGGGACATGGTAAGCAGGACACGTGGCCCTGCTGGCCAAGCCtccggggctgtgccagggagtgAGCAGTCACAGAAGTTTCTGTCTTCTCCAGCTAAACTACCTGGTGCCAGCCACGTGCTGCATCATCATCCTGTTCGTGTTTGACCTCCCAGCATATACATCTCCCACCAACTTCCCCGCTgtcctctccctcttcctgctCTATGGGTATGTTGCTCAGAGGGGGGTGGTCAGGAGGCACTGGGGATGCTTCCAGAGTCTTATGAGGCggtggttttaaactaaaagaataGACATTTAGAccagatattaagaagaaatttttcacgatgggggtggtgaggccctggcacagattgcccagagaggctgtgacTGCCCCATTTGTGGAAAAgtccaaggccaagttggacagGTTGGAGcactagtggaaggtgtccttgcccatggccaGGGACTGGATTAGATGACCTTGAAAGGTCCTTTCcagtccaaaccattctgtgatgttCTGCAGCCCCATAGCTGGTTGGGGTGGGGTGGCTGTGAGGGCTGGGGTGGGAGAgcctgggaacagcaggctggaaatgGGCAGTCCCAAGGTGGGGGGCCCCTCTCCTGCCATGCTGATGTGTGCTTCTGCTTCTCACCTCCCCAGCTGGTCTATCACCCCTATCATGTACCCAGCTTCCTTCTGGTTTGAGGTGCCCAGCTCTGCTTACGTCTTCCTCATCGTCATCAACCTCTTCATTGGCATCACAGCCACTGTGGCCAcgttcctgctgcagctctttgagCACGACAAGGTGTGGCATTCACAGCTCTGCCAAGGGCCACTGGGAAGGGAGACATTGACATCAGGTTGTGGGGTGGCTCAGTCTGGGAGGGACCTCAGGAGGTCTCTGTTCCCAGCAGGATCAGCCATGAGACCTGACTGGGCTGGATCTTGGGGATCCTGATCCTACCATTCACTCAGAGTTGTTTGATGGTTGTGTCCTCTCTGCTGTACCCACAGGACCTGAAGGTGGTGAACAGCTACCTGAAGAGCTGCTTCCTCGTGTTCCCTAACTACAACCTGGGCCACGGCCTGATGGAGATGGCCTACAATGAATACATCAATGAGTACTATGCCAAGATTGGTATGGCCTCTtgttctctccctcccttgctCCAGGGCatggggggctggaggggactATGATGCTGGCACATCCCCTCTGCCTGCCCCGTGGGGGTGTCCCGAGGCCCAGAGCAACCTGGAGCAAAAAGCCAAGGGGGTGGACTAGATGGGGCACAGAAAGAGACACGGCTGAGGGTCAGCAGTGGCAtggtgccagtgctgctgaaagCGGTTCCTTGGGACATCTCACATGGCAGCCCCATGGGGAGAGGAGGGTGTGAGCCCTGACAGAGGCGTgtggttctgctgctgctgcacactgCCTGTGGTGGGCTGTGGTGAGACTGTGGTGGATCTTAGTGGGGCCATAGTGTAGCTGTGGTGGGCcacggtgggtctgtgctgtgacaggagggatgggggctgcagggactctCCTTCCAGACAGGGTCTCTTGGGGGCTGCGCTGCCCAACCCACACAAGCCTGTTGCCAGTTACAGCTTCAGCCTGGCCTCAGAAGCTcccctgctctctgcttttTGAGCAGCTTCTGTACATAagccaggtgctgctggcatCATGAGGGACAATTTTGGGTCGAGATTTGACAAATCCGTCTGATACCACTATCAGCTGGGTCGATTCATCCTACTGAGGTTGAAAAGTTGCCAGATGATTTCCACAGCACCCATGCTCTGAGAGGGAATCGTGTTGCAACCAGCCCAGGCAGCTGTGGTGGGGGAGCAGTGTCATTGTCATGGGTCAGCTCAGGAAGTACAACCAAGCTGTCCCCATGGGAAGGTGTCCCTAGctgctctctcctcttccttgtGCTCAGGGCAGTTCGATAAAATGAAATCACCCTTCGAGTGGGACATCGTGACACGGGGGCTTGTTGCCATGACAATTGAAGGCTTTGTTGGCTTCTTCATCACCATCATGTGCCAGTACAACTTCTTCCGGAAGCCCCAGTGAGTGTGGCATGGGGCAGGGATGTTAGGACTGGCCATGGGGTAAAGATTTGCCATTGGGGACCCTTGAGCTTCAGGCTGCCCTTCTGGTGGTGTTGAGTGGGAGCTGCCCGGGCCTGTCAGGGATGCAGCTCCTGGTCCCACATTCCCCCGTGCCCCTGCCCCCTCCCACAGACGCCTGCCCGTCTCCACCAAACCCATCGAGGATGACATCGACGTGGCCAATGAGAGGCACCGGGTCCTGCGTGGTGACGCCGACAACGACATGCTAAAGATCGAGAACCTCACGAAGGTGGGGGCTGCATCAGGGTGCAAGGAGACTCTTGGGACCAGCCTAGCCCAGGGATGTGGGTGGGGCAGGGGGTCCAGGTGGCTCCCGGTGGGCTGAGTCCCCGTCCCCTTCCCTGCCAGGTGTACAAGTCCCGCAAGATTGGGCGCATCCTGGCCGTGGACCGGCTGTGTGTGGGCGTGCGCCCCGGGGAATGCTTTGGGCTGCTGGGCGTCAACGGTGCGGGCAAGACCACAACATTCAAGATGCTGACAGGGGATGAGAGCACCACGGGTGGAGAGGCCTTCATTAATGGACACAGGTTagggggggctgggggctgcctgctttcctgggaatgggatggg
Protein-coding regions in this window:
- the ABCA2 gene encoding ATP-binding cassette sub-family A member 2 isoform X2, with product MGFLHQLHLLLWKNVTLKRRSPWVLAFEIFIPLVLFFILLGLRQKKPTIPVKEVSFYTAAPLTSAGILPVMQSLCPDGQRDEFGFLQYSNSTVTQILEHLSEAVEQSSLFDPQHPGLEEELESLRRHLEALSSPEPSSMETHFSSRAGSGFTLAWAAKDQGELRRFLMQNLSLPNSTAELLLGSSIDLREVYRQFFDSFPLVPDETHERDLWDGFGPSKKMTQLEKSLPSGWRSLQEGLVHRVLRDPVAAPRRPALLRILSQALGLTSTAVAPAISDSPQAFVTEMESVFFTGPVLEQLTCEQNPGGLRRLLHVSPRQQPLLAAYWALACNGSRATRQERFAALATELQEQLDTPKIVSRLKLEEVNSTATQHRLRALLEDLVEMEKVLRDVDILSALAKLLPRGACASKAPLPTANSTSWASTNATAGNATAEEEEGAGEGPSGSDNPQGQFSAFVQLWAGLQPILCGNNRTIEPEALKQGNMSSLGFTSKEQRNLGLLVHLMTSNPKILYAPVGTEVDKVILKANETFAFVGNVTHYAKAWLNISPEIRAYLEEGRLQRRIRWLQQLTADLHKHPEILNVSDSDVLHNFLNGNFSLPNASVLLQQLDTIDNAACGWVHFMAKVSVDIFKGFPDEESIVNYTLNQAYQDNVTVFASVIFQTNRDGSLPPHVMYKIRQNSSFTEKTNEIRRAYWRPGPNTGGRFYFLYGFVWIQDMMERALINTFVGHDVVEPGNYVQMFPYPCYTRDDFLFVIEHMMPLCMVISWVYSVAMMIQHIVTEKEHRLKEVMKMMGLNNAVHWVAWFITGFVQLSISVTALTAILKYGKVLMHSDVLIIWLFLAIYAVATIMFCFLVSVLYSKAKLASACGGIIYFLSYVPYMYVAIREEVAHDKITAFEKCIASLMSTTAFGLGSKYFALYEVAGVGIQWHTFSQSPVEGDDFNLLLSMMMLVVDAVVYGVLTWYIEAVHPGMFGLPRPWYFPFQKSYWLGNGRVETWEWTWPWSRTTRLSIMEEDQACAMESRRLEETRGIEEEPTHLPLVVCIDKLTKVYKTDKKLALNKLSLNLYENQVVSFLGHNGAGKTTTMSILTGLFPPTSGSATIYGHDIRTEMDKIRKNLGMCPQHNVLFDRLTVEEHLWFYSQLKSMAEEEIRKEMDKMIEDLELSNKRHCQVQTLSGGMKRKLSVAIAFVGGSRAVILDEPTAGVDPYARRAIWDLILKYKPGRTILLSTHHMDEADLLGDRIAIISHGKLKCCGSPLFLKSTYGDGYKLTVVKKQSDTRNGTEPGQPHSPLGHSSVSPCSEPRVSQFIKKYVASCLLISDTNTELSYILPSEAVKKGCFERLFQHLEQSLEELDLTSFGLMDTTLEEVFLKVSEEDQSLENSDVDMKESKDALQPPASELGPKSEANGEPLAEAAMPEKPEVELSNLVTCSKLAQSQASLRSVSSVGSVRGDEGGVYSEFFGDYAPLFDNRQDPDNVSLQEQEAEVEAEDRDLAGQGSFKLEGSWLKLRQFHGLIVKRFHCAKRNTKALFSQILLPAFFVCVAMTVALSVPEIGDLPPLILSPSQYHNYTQPKGNFIPYANEERREYRIKLSPDASPQQLVNTFHLPSGVGATCVLKTPFNNTLDQPMQTLNLNSNESKMLAAKYFDAMCIDSFTQGLPLSNFVPPPPSPAPSDYPMSVDEDLLHAWNSTTFSAVKGTVTSAPALPRIIHEPIKCTCSMQGTGFSCPSGVGGHPPQMKVVTGDILTDITGRNVSEYLLYTSDRFRLHRYGALTFGNVQKSIPASFGARAPATVRKIAVRRTAQVFYNNKGYHSMPTYLNALNNAILRANLPKSKGNPAAYGITVTNHPMNKTSASLSLDYLLQGTDVVIAIFIIVAMSFVPASFVVFLVAEKATKAKHLQFVSGCDPVIYWLANYMWDMLNYLVPATCCIIILFVFDLPAYTSPTNFPAVLSLFLLYGWSITPIMYPASFWFEVPSSAYVFLIVINLFIGITATVATFLLQLFEHDKDLKVVNSYLKSCFLVFPNYNLGHGLMEMAYNEYINEYYAKIGQFDKMKSPFEWDIVTRGLVAMTIEGFVGFFITIMCQYNFFRKPQRLPVSTKPIEDDIDVANERHRVLRGDADNDMLKIENLTKVYKSRKIGRILAVDRLCVGVRPGECFGLLGVNGAGKTTTFKMLTGDESTTGGEAFINGHSILKELLQVQQSLGYCPQFDALFDELTAQEHLELYTRLRGIPWKDEERVVKWALKKLELTKYADKPASTYSGGNKRKLSTAIALIGYPAFIFLDEPTTGMDPKARRFLWNLILDVIKTGRSVVLTSHSMEECEALCTRLAIMVNGRLKCLGSIQHLKNRFGDGYMITVRTKSSLNVKEVVRFFNRNFPEAVLKERHHTKAQYQLKSDQISLAQVFSKMEQVVDVLGIEDYSVSQTTLDNVFVNFAKKQSDNLEQQETSPSCVLQSPLERVLSLLRPRTAPTELRALVVEEQEDLETDDEGLISFEEERAQLSFNTDTLC